One Alphaproteobacteria bacterium LSUCC0396 genomic region harbors:
- a CDS encoding thioredoxin family protein, which yields MFRIAMIQVLSFFALLGFLSSASAGVLKPTMGDDGIYHYDWYHQSFFELADDVDEALANGKVLMVKFDQKGCIYCEKVATEILSEPAINKYVRENFLVVQMDIFGSRDVTDLDGTVLPENEMAARWGVVFTPSIYFITEKKDVEKLTEAAAAVMPGAFMRGTFMGMLQWVKTGAYKTEPRFQKYYNDNFQRLREEMKAARTAAQS from the coding sequence ATGTTTAGAATAGCAATGATTCAGGTTTTATCTTTTTTCGCCCTTTTAGGTTTTCTGAGCTCCGCCTCTGCTGGGGTCTTAAAGCCAACAATGGGTGATGACGGTATATATCACTATGACTGGTACCATCAGTCTTTTTTTGAGCTTGCTGATGATGTCGATGAAGCGCTAGCCAACGGCAAGGTGCTCATGGTCAAATTTGATCAGAAAGGGTGTATATATTGTGAGAAAGTTGCGACAGAAATACTAAGTGAACCAGCCATAAACAAATATGTTCGAGAGAATTTCTTGGTTGTTCAGATGGATATATTTGGTTCACGGGATGTTACTGACCTAGATGGAACAGTTTTGCCTGAGAACGAAATGGCGGCCCGCTGGGGTGTGGTTTTTACCCCGTCAATCTACTTCATCACTGAAAAAAAAGACGTTGAGAAATTAACAGAAGCTGCAGCTGCTGTTATGCCTGGCGCTTTCATGAGAGGTACTTTCATGGGGATGTTGCAGTGGGTAAAAACCGGAGCCTATAAAACAGAACCGAGGTTTCAAAAGTATTACAATGATAACTTCCAGCGCCTTCGGGAAGAGATGAAAGCTGCGCGTACTGCGGCTCAAAGCTAG
- the soxC gene encoding sulfite dehydrogenase, giving the protein MSQKTIKSAISRRQLLGGAAATVGGMAAAPLAGAAESNPANLPPNVSEWTPYLGAGVDANPYGMPSEHESHVIRRTVEWLTASAESSVNFTPLQDLDGIVTPNGLCFERHHGGVPEVVPADYRLMINGLVDRELLFSIDDLKRFPQVNRFHFLECAANGGMEWRGAQLNGCQYTFGMVHNVQYSGVRLSDICREAGVKPSAKWVLAEGGDSAGMNRSIPIEKILDDCMIAYSMNGEALRPEQGYPARLVVPGWEGNMWVKWIRRLEFGDAPYMAREETSKYTDVMENGKARMFTWVMDAKSVVTSPCPEKPMISKGQNLLKGLAWSGRGKIARVDVSLDGGVNWQTAELHGPILNKSLTRFTMPFKWNGEELKVQSRAIDETGYVQPTIEALQKERGVNSIYHNNSIATWLVKSNGEVENVRLG; this is encoded by the coding sequence ATGAGCCAGAAAACAATTAAAAGTGCAATCTCGCGGCGGCAATTGCTTGGCGGTGCCGCAGCCACAGTTGGCGGTATGGCGGCAGCTCCCCTGGCTGGTGCCGCGGAATCTAATCCTGCAAATTTGCCGCCTAATGTTTCTGAATGGACGCCTTATCTTGGCGCGGGGGTGGATGCCAATCCTTATGGCATGCCATCCGAGCATGAGTCGCACGTTATCAGGCGCACGGTTGAATGGCTCACGGCGAGTGCTGAATCGTCAGTTAATTTTACTCCTTTGCAGGATCTTGACGGCATTGTAACGCCAAATGGCTTGTGTTTTGAGCGCCACCATGGCGGCGTTCCAGAGGTAGTGCCAGCTGATTATCGATTAATGATCAATGGTTTAGTTGATCGTGAATTACTCTTTAGCATTGATGATCTTAAACGGTTTCCGCAAGTGAACCGGTTCCATTTTCTTGAATGTGCGGCCAATGGCGGCATGGAATGGCGTGGGGCGCAGCTTAATGGTTGTCAGTATACCTTTGGAATGGTCCATAACGTCCAATATAGTGGCGTCCGTTTATCCGATATCTGCCGTGAAGCTGGGGTGAAGCCTTCGGCCAAATGGGTGCTTGCTGAGGGTGGGGACTCGGCTGGCATGAATCGCTCAATTCCTATTGAGAAAATTCTTGATGATTGCATGATCGCCTATTCGATGAATGGTGAGGCGCTGCGGCCTGAACAGGGCTATCCGGCGCGCCTCGTCGTGCCAGGCTGGGAAGGTAATATGTGGGTGAAATGGATCCGCCGGCTTGAATTTGGCGATGCGCCTTACATGGCACGCGAAGAAACCTCAAAATATACTGATGTTATGGAGAATGGTAAGGCGCGAATGTTCACCTGGGTTATGGATGCCAAGTCAGTCGTAACCTCGCCTTGTCCAGAAAAGCCAATGATTTCGAAGGGCCAGAATTTGTTAAAAGGTTTGGCGTGGTCAGGACGCGGCAAGATTGCTCGTGTGGATGTCTCGCTCGACGGTGGGGTCAATTGGCAGACTGCTGAATTGCATGGCCCAATTCTAAATAAAAGCCTAACTCGTTTTACAATGCCTTTTAAATGGAACGGTGAAGAGCTTAAGGTTCAATCTCGTGCCATAGACGAAACTGGTTATGTCCAGCCAACGATTGAAGCGCTGCAAAAGGAGCGCGGCGTTAATTCGATCTATCATAATAATTCAATTGCTACTTGGTTGGTGAAGTCAAACGGCGAGGTGGAAAATGTACGGCTTGGATAA
- a CDS encoding c-type cytochrome, protein MDKTKKDIRIVTGFAAVAGFAVAVSGMALASERPFGLGTIATAEQVAGWDIDVRPDGKGAPIGSGTAVQGEAVYAERCAACHGDFGEGVDRWPILAGGHGSLATNDPVKTVGSYWPYASTVYDYVYRAMPFGEAQSLTHDETYQVVAYILNMNDVIDDEFVLSNKTIGSVKMPNRNGFSLPDPRPDGQPKGEPCMTNCKVSTKIIGRARIIDVTPESQ, encoded by the coding sequence TTGGATAAGACAAAAAAAGACATAAGAATCGTTACCGGCTTTGCTGCTGTAGCTGGGTTTGCTGTGGCCGTTTCGGGAATGGCTTTGGCGTCCGAGCGCCCATTTGGCCTTGGCACAATCGCGACGGCAGAACAGGTTGCTGGCTGGGATATCGATGTGCGACCAGATGGTAAGGGTGCTCCGATTGGAAGCGGCACTGCCGTACAGGGCGAAGCGGTATATGCCGAACGTTGTGCCGCGTGTCATGGCGACTTTGGTGAGGGTGTTGACCGCTGGCCAATTCTTGCGGGCGGGCATGGTTCGTTGGCAACAAATGATCCGGTTAAGACCGTTGGAAGCTACTGGCCCTATGCGTCGACGGTTTATGATTATGTGTATCGCGCGATGCCGTTTGGCGAGGCTCAATCACTTACCCATGACGAGACCTACCAGGTTGTTGCGTATATTCTTAATATGAATGACGTGATTGACGATGAGTTTGTGCTAAGCAACAAGACTATTGGCTCGGTCAAAATGCCAAATCGAAATGGTTTTAGCTTGCCCGATCCGCGCCCCGATGGTCAGCCAAAAGGCGAGCCATGCATGACGAACTGTAAGGTTTCAACCAAAATTATTGGCCGCGCACGTATCATTGATGTGACGCCTGAAAGCCAATAA
- a CDS encoding MBL fold metallo-hydrolase encodes MRFTRRQFTAYMATSMTLAAMPNSLLASSQPFAGGRLYSFSDGVMNLPVETLFTDVPVAARDQILAKSGVTDGRLRRPVNVNLLDLGERKILFDVGSGVNFLPTLGELPAALDAADVDISTITDVVFTHAHPDHIWGILDDFDDLLMPDAAYYISQAEWDFWDSDDAMSVMPAGRENFAAGAKSRFEKLRDQISLFRVGDEILPNIEVVDSAGHTPGHASLLLHDPAGSVLIAGDALTHSVISFEHPDWLNESDMDRDQGAVARKRLLDRLAADKVGLAATHLPAPGFGRVERNQLVWRYVAADS; translated from the coding sequence ATGCGTTTCACCCGTCGTCAATTTACCGCTTATATGGCGACCAGCATGACTTTGGCCGCGATGCCAAATAGCCTGCTTGCCTCAAGTCAGCCGTTTGCCGGTGGCAGGCTCTACAGCTTTTCCGATGGGGTGATGAATTTACCGGTTGAAACATTATTTACTGATGTGCCGGTCGCTGCACGTGATCAGATTTTGGCAAAAAGTGGTGTTACCGATGGGCGTTTGCGCCGTCCGGTGAATGTTAATCTGCTTGATCTTGGCGAGCGCAAGATATTGTTTGATGTTGGCTCCGGGGTAAATTTTTTGCCAACCCTTGGTGAATTACCGGCCGCACTTGATGCGGCTGATGTTGATATCAGCACGATCACTGATGTGGTCTTTACCCATGCACACCCCGATCATATCTGGGGTATCCTTGATGATTTTGACGATTTGCTGATGCCTGATGCCGCCTATTATATTAGTCAGGCCGAGTGGGATTTCTGGGATTCGGATGATGCGATGAGCGTCATGCCAGCTGGCCGCGAAAATTTTGCCGCTGGTGCAAAGTCACGCTTTGAAAAGCTGCGTGATCAAATCTCACTGTTTAGGGTCGGGGATGAAATTCTGCCGAACATCGAAGTTGTTGACAGCGCCGGTCATACGCCGGGCCACGCGTCTTTGTTGCTGCATGATCCAGCCGGATCAGTGCTGATTGCTGGTGATGCGCTGACCCATTCGGTGATTTCTTTTGAGCATCCAGACTGGCTGAACGAGTCCGATATGGACCGCGATCAGGGGGCTGTGGCACGCAAACGTCTGCTTGACCGGCTGGCCGCTGATAAGGTCGGGCTGGCGGCTACCCATCTTCCTGCACCCGGATTTGGCCGCGTGGAAAGAAACCAGTTGGTATGGCGCTATGTTGCCGCTGACAGTTGA
- the soxB gene encoding thiosulfohydrolase SoxB, with product MLSRREFMQMAAVTAGIYGTTSNWNRAAAQQAMTQDDLLKFDSKGQVTLLHLTDIHAQLKPVYFRPPSENYGVGAFEGRPPHLVAEDFLKHFNIDPGTPLAYAHTMVDYANLAQTYGRLGGLDRTATLIKSIRADRGDDKVLLLDGGDTWQGSYTSLKTNGQDMVDAMAMLRPDAMVGHWEFTFGVDRVNEIIGAMDYPFLGGNVFDTEWEEPVFESTAFFEKGGVKVAVIGQHFPYTPIANPRYMVPQWSFGIRPETVQKNVNAARDAGAQIVVLLSHNGFDVDQKLATVVSGIDVILTGHTHDAVPQALKINKTLLLSSGSHGKYLGRVDLDVKGGEVVDYNSTLIPVFSDVIAPDAEMAAHIDALREPYEAECNRVIGTTSGLLYRRGNFNGTWDDLICQGIIEERDVEISLSPGFRWGTTLLPGQNISIDDLYTQTSMNYPNVYRTEMTGAQIKTILEDVCDNLFNVDPFYQQGGDMVRVGGMNYTCEPKASMGNRISEMTMTKTGEKLDADRKYVVGGWASINENVEGPAIYDLMEGYISRKKSIDLPAQQAVKVIGL from the coding sequence ATGTTGTCTCGTCGCGAATTTATGCAAATGGCCGCCGTAACTGCGGGCATTTATGGCACTACATCAAACTGGAACCGTGCTGCCGCGCAGCAAGCCATGACCCAAGATGATTTGCTAAAATTTGACAGCAAAGGTCAGGTCACCCTGCTGCATCTTACCGACATCCATGCCCAGCTAAAGCCAGTTTATTTCCGCCCACCATCGGAGAATTATGGTGTTGGTGCTTTTGAGGGACGGCCTCCGCATCTGGTTGCCGAGGATTTTTTGAAGCATTTCAACATTGATCCCGGAACACCGCTTGCCTATGCGCATACGATGGTCGATTACGCCAATTTGGCACAGACCTATGGGCGGCTTGGCGGGCTTGACCGTACGGCCACATTGATCAAATCAATCCGCGCTGATCGCGGTGATGACAAGGTTTTGCTGCTTGATGGTGGCGACACATGGCAGGGGTCCTATACCTCACTAAAGACCAATGGCCAGGACATGGTCGATGCAATGGCGATGCTGCGGCCAGATGCGATGGTCGGGCATTGGGAATTCACCTTTGGCGTTGATCGGGTTAATGAAATCATCGGCGCGATGGATTACCCGTTCCTTGGCGGCAACGTGTTTGATACAGAATGGGAAGAGCCGGTTTTTGAGAGCACGGCCTTTTTTGAAAAGGGCGGGGTCAAGGTGGCTGTTATCGGTCAGCATTTCCCGTATACGCCAATTGCCAATCCACGCTACATGGTGCCGCAATGGTCCTTTGGTATTCGTCCTGAAACTGTGCAGAAAAACGTGAATGCGGCGCGTGATGCCGGTGCCCAGATTGTGGTGCTGCTGTCGCATAACGGTTTTGACGTTGATCAAAAGCTGGCAACGGTGGTCTCGGGCATTGATGTGATTCTGACCGGCCATACGCATGACGCGGTGCCGCAAGCGCTAAAGATCAATAAGACATTGCTGTTATCATCCGGGTCGCACGGGAAATATCTTGGCCGTGTTGATCTCGACGTCAAAGGCGGCGAGGTTGTTGATTATAATTCAACGCTAATCCCGGTTTTCTCGGATGTGATCGCTCCTGATGCCGAGATGGCGGCGCATATTGATGCGTTGCGGGAACCCTATGAGGCCGAATGTAACAGGGTGATTGGCACAACGAGCGGGCTGTTATACCGGCGCGGCAATTTCAACGGCACATGGGATGATCTGATTTGTCAGGGCATTATAGAAGAGCGTGATGTTGAAATTTCGCTAAGCCCGGGATTTAGATGGGGAACAACATTGCTTCCCGGCCAAAACATCAGCATTGATGATCTCTATACCCAGACCAGTATGAATTATCCGAATGTCTACCGAACCGAAATGACCGGCGCACAGATCAAAACCATCCTCGAGGATGTCTGTGACAATCTGTTCAATGTCGATCCGTTCTATCAGCAGGGCGGCGATATGGTGCGTGTTGGTGGAATGAATTATACCTGTGAGCCAAAAGCCAGCATGGGTAACCGGATTAGCGAGATGACCATGACCAAGACTGGCGAAAAGCTGGATGCCGACCGGAAATATGTTGTTGGTGGTTGGGCATCGATAAATGAAAATGTTGAAGGTCCAGCCATCTATGATTTGATGGAAGGATATATCAGTCGTAAAAAATCAATCGATTTGCCGGCCCAGCAAGCGGTAAAGGTTATTGGTCTTTAA
- a CDS encoding xanthine dehydrogenase family protein subunit M produces MKPVRFDYKRPATIDEACGLLASDDNARILAGGQSLIPMLSMRLSRPSLLVDIAHIPELTGLVETETHIEIGAMVRQANARASAMVKAHLPLLFKALAFVGHPPTRARGTIGGSVAHADPSAEIALVAATLGAEITYRVDGADEIFDASSFFIGPMLTLAPPAGCLTKLCFTKAPAICGTGFHEVAPRKSDYALASAAAQINAEVGVGVTGIYLGVGSVGDFPEPLDVGGLIGTSLDDAVIGDVVHAAMEVVETVEDLHASAAYRKRVATELAIRALRDARDEISKDLNQ; encoded by the coding sequence ATGAAACCTGTTCGCTTTGACTACAAACGCCCAGCCACAATCGACGAGGCTTGCGGCCTGCTTGCTAGTGACGACAATGCCCGGATTCTGGCAGGTGGCCAGTCACTGATCCCGATGTTGTCAATGCGTTTGTCGCGCCCTTCATTGCTGGTTGATATCGCGCATATACCCGAGCTAACCGGCCTCGTCGAAACCGAAACCCATATCGAAATTGGCGCAATGGTTCGCCAAGCCAATGCCCGGGCCTCTGCAATGGTCAAAGCGCATCTGCCGCTATTATTCAAGGCGTTGGCGTTTGTTGGCCATCCGCCAACTCGCGCTCGTGGAACGATTGGCGGCTCGGTTGCCCATGCTGATCCATCGGCAGAAATCGCGCTAGTGGCGGCAACATTGGGTGCCGAGATTACCTACCGTGTTGATGGTGCTGATGAAATATTTGACGCTTCCAGCTTTTTCATTGGGCCGATGTTGACCCTTGCCCCGCCTGCTGGATGTTTGACGAAACTATGCTTTACTAAAGCACCAGCGATTTGCGGCACTGGTTTTCATGAGGTGGCACCGCGCAAAAGCGATTATGCGCTGGCCTCGGCAGCGGCACAGATCAATGCCGAGGTCGGCGTAGGCGTGACTGGTATTTATCTTGGGGTCGGCTCGGTTGGCGATTTTCCTGAACCTCTGGATGTTGGTGGGTTAATCGGGACATCACTGGATGATGCCGTGATTGGTGATGTTGTCCATGCGGCGATGGAGGTGGTTGAAACTGTCGAGGATCTTCATGCATCTGCTGCGTATCGTAAACGTGTTGCAACCGAGCTTGCTATCCGCGCGCTTCGTGATGCGCGTGACGAAATATCAAAGGACCTTAATCAATGA
- a CDS encoding (2Fe-2S)-binding protein, protein MNDVTLSINGKAVSAATEPRVTLLDYLRDVAGLKGTHAGCEHGVCGACTVLVDGDAVRSCLMLAVQAEGVDITTIEGIGGLGARAGELGIIQDAFCEAHGLQCGYCTPGMILAAEALLSVNTAPSEHDVREAISGNICRCTGYVQIVEAIMLAAERLRQRNDTSAPDMTPA, encoded by the coding sequence ATGAATGATGTGACTTTGAGCATTAATGGTAAGGCCGTTTCTGCAGCGACTGAACCGCGCGTGACGTTGCTAGATTATCTGCGCGATGTTGCTGGATTAAAGGGCACCCATGCTGGGTGCGAGCATGGGGTTTGTGGTGCCTGTACCGTGCTGGTGGATGGAGATGCGGTGCGGTCGTGCCTAATGCTGGCGGTGCAGGCAGAAGGCGTTGACATTACCACGATCGAGGGCATTGGCGGGCTGGGCGCACGGGCTGGCGAGCTTGGCATCATTCAAGATGCTTTTTGCGAGGCGCATGGCCTGCAATGCGGCTATTGCACGCCTGGTATGATCCTAGCGGCCGAGGCTTTGTTATCGGTCAATACTGCCCCAAGCGAACATGATGTTCGCGAGGCTATCTCGGGCAATATTTGTCGTTGTACCGGCTATGTCCAGATCGTCGAGGCAATTATGCTGGCGGCAGAACGGCTTCGTCAGCGCAACGATACCAGTGCGCCAGACATGACGCCGGCTTGA
- a CDS encoding xanthine dehydrogenase family protein molybdopterin-binding subunit produces the protein MSEPKYKFLSTPRRPVEDRRFVAGRGKYIADLERPDMLHVAPLASHYAAAVINSIDASKALAMPGVIDVITGDEIAGAVQPLMNGLNTPNVRRFPLAVGRVRYAGEWVCAVVAESRAIAEDALEKIIVDATPQPFVLDAEQALLDSSTPVHPEHGSNLLLDRKFVWGPVDEDFAAAAHSLSFSVTWGRNSTVPIETFGVIAEWNGWDQMLDVWASIQMPKYADQIARSLGLPGNAIRVHYDVDVGGSYGVKRGIKHSVLVGYIARKLGRAVRLIEDRLENMRAGDAHGPERKFDVTVAFDDDGTVRAMKMRALDNAGAYAGRAPFQLGKPISAIVGPYQINSVAYHALSVTTNKTVQEAVRGFGQAPTNYAIETAMDRVAEYLGMDRLALRQHNLIRADQFPYLIPSGSHYDSGDYHAVIDKVLAAADYPAMLAERDRLRADGMMAGIGIAACLEPSGGNSSFEPLLNESNKTSTWMESCQVNVDALGCVTARIHTTSSGQGHETLVSTILGEVLQIDPELIRITRPNSIESLPGNSPVGSRMAIMLGGAAARAGEKLKAKIMAIAAHHLAVDVDQLRYESGDVIAPDGRSLVWDDMIELAHRQYHSLPDGMDPGLASFDIMQVPTGEALPADGKVQMYPCYAFEFHLVLVSFDPIIGRPDIHSYFIGHDCGTVINPAIVSGMTYGGIAHGIGAALFEEFAYDANGQLLTQSFLDYLMPSSHEVPAIKIVKHCTPSPHTVFGQKGSGESGYLGSPAAVSGAINDAVAGLGIHFEKLPIRMSAISDAIAAKTS, from the coding sequence ATGAGTGAGCCAAAATACAAGTTTCTCTCAACCCCGCGCCGTCCGGTTGAGGATCGCCGCTTTGTTGCCGGACGCGGCAAATATATCGCCGACCTTGAACGGCCAGATATGCTGCATGTCGCCCCGCTGGCGTCGCATTATGCGGCGGCGGTGATCAACAGCATTGATGCCAGCAAGGCGCTTGCCATGCCCGGCGTTATTGATGTGATTACTGGTGACGAGATTGCTGGCGCGGTTCAGCCGTTGATGAACGGGCTGAATACACCCAATGTTCGCCGCTTTCCATTGGCGGTTGGGCGGGTGCGTTATGCTGGTGAATGGGTTTGCGCGGTGGTGGCTGAAAGCCGTGCTATCGCCGAAGATGCGCTGGAAAAAATTATTGTTGATGCAACGCCGCAGCCATTTGTTCTTGATGCCGAGCAGGCCTTGCTGGATAGCAGCACACCTGTGCATCCCGAGCATGGCAGCAACCTGCTGCTTGATCGGAAATTTGTCTGGGGACCGGTTGATGAGGATTTTGCAGCGGCGGCGCATAGCCTGTCATTCTCGGTAACATGGGGGCGAAACTCTACCGTGCCAATCGAAACATTTGGGGTGATTGCTGAATGGAACGGCTGGGATCAGATGCTGGATGTCTGGGCGTCTATTCAGATGCCGAAATATGCCGATCAGATTGCCCGCAGTCTTGGCCTGCCCGGAAATGCCATCCGCGTTCACTATGATGTTGATGTTGGCGGCAGCTATGGGGTAAAGCGCGGAATTAAACATTCGGTACTGGTCGGCTATATCGCACGCAAGTTAGGGCGCGCCGTCCGTCTGATCGAAGACCGGCTGGAAAATATGCGAGCAGGCGACGCGCATGGCCCGGAACGTAAATTTGATGTTACTGTGGCCTTTGATGATGATGGTACGGTGCGGGCAATGAAAATGCGTGCGCTGGATAATGCTGGTGCCTATGCAGGCCGGGCCCCGTTTCAGCTTGGAAAGCCGATCAGCGCGATTGTCGGCCCCTATCAGATTAATTCGGTGGCCTATCACGCATTGTCGGTAACCACCAACAAAACCGTTCAAGAAGCGGTGCGCGGATTTGGACAGGCACCAACCAATTATGCCATTGAAACGGCGATGGACCGCGTTGCTGAATATCTTGGTATGGATCGGCTGGCACTTCGTCAGCATAACCTCATCCGCGCGGATCAGTTCCCCTATCTGATCCCAAGTGGAAGCCATTATGACAGCGGTGATTATCATGCGGTGATCGACAAGGTTTTGGCGGCAGCTGATTATCCGGCGATGCTGGCTGAACGTGACCGGCTTCGGGCTGATGGGATGATGGCTGGCATCGGGATTGCTGCCTGTCTTGAGCCAAGTGGCGGTAATTCGTCGTTTGAACCTTTGCTAAATGAAAGCAATAAAACGTCAACATGGATGGAATCCTGTCAGGTGAATGTTGATGCGTTGGGATGTGTCACCGCGCGAATTCACACAACATCATCAGGTCAGGGACATGAAACGCTGGTATCAACAATCCTTGGCGAAGTATTGCAGATCGATCCTGAATTGATCCGTATCACCCGGCCAAATTCGATTGAGAGCTTGCCCGGAAATTCACCCGTTGGCAGCCGCATGGCGATTATGCTTGGCGGTGCGGCCGCGCGGGCCGGTGAAAAGCTAAAGGCAAAGATTATGGCCATTGCGGCGCATCACCTTGCGGTGGATGTCGACCAGCTACGTTATGAAAGCGGTGATGTAATAGCCCCTGATGGTCGCAGTCTGGTCTGGGATGATATGATTGAGCTGGCGCACCGGCAATATCACAGCCTTCCCGATGGGATGGATCCGGGGCTTGCCAGCTTTGATATTATGCAGGTACCAACGGGCGAGGCTTTGCCAGCTGATGGCAAAGTTCAGATGTATCCCTGCTATGCGTTTGAATTTCACCTTGTGCTGGTTTCGTTTGATCCAATCATTGGGCGGCCGGATATTCATTCCTATTTCATCGGTCATGATTGCGGAACGGTAATAAATCCGGCGATTGTCAGTGGCATGACTTATGGCGGGATCGCGCATGGTATTGGTGCGGCGCTGTTTGAAGAATTTGCCTATGATGCCAATGGCCAGCTATTGACGCAAAGCTTTCTTGATTATCTGATGCCATCTTCGCATGAAGTGCCCGCCATCAAGATTGTCAAACATTGCACACCGTCGCCTCATACTGTCTTTGGTCAAAAAGGCTCGGGTGAAAGCGGTTATCTTGGCTCACCAGCGGCGGTGTCGGGGGCGATCAATGATGCGGTTGCTGGACTAGGTATTCATTTTGAAAAGCTGCCCATTCGGATGAGTGCGATCAGTGATGCGATTGCTGCAAAAACATCTTAA
- a CDS encoding amidohydrolase family protein has protein sequence MIIDSHAHFIPPSLLAAIEDRASEFASLSLAHDDTGSFGFSFAGGKPTRPASRMLSDTKGRIDWMDANKIDLQVIGGWLDMFGYEMPVDEGQRWSRMINDHLRQFCAENDRFIPLASLPMQDGGAAAMVLDEAHQQGFKGAMIGTQPKGKAGVLDDPTLTPFWELAHRNKSILFIHPVFDSGDDRVNDYGMNNAIGRITDTLIAISRIIYSGHVETYHGAKIVIGIGGSALPYVLGRMMRNYNLHKDTLADPSKALSMLYYDTLLHDPAALEFLLSAVGSDRIMLGSDMPFPIGDPSPLAVLDGLDTAVRTKLVSGVAGQLFGL, from the coding sequence ATGATTATTGATAGCCACGCACATTTCATTCCCCCCAGCCTGCTTGCCGCAATCGAGGATCGAGCGAGTGAATTTGCCTCATTGTCGCTAGCGCATGATGATACGGGCAGCTTTGGCTTTTCCTTTGCTGGCGGCAAGCCAACGCGCCCTGCTTCAAGGATGCTGTCTGATACAAAGGGCCGGATTGATTGGATGGATGCCAACAAGATTGATTTGCAGGTAATTGGCGGCTGGCTTGATATGTTTGGCTATGAAATGCCCGTTGATGAAGGCCAGCGCTGGTCGCGCATGATCAATGATCACCTTCGCCAATTCTGCGCTGAAAATGATCGGTTTATACCGCTGGCAAGCTTGCCGATGCAAGATGGTGGTGCGGCGGCGATGGTGCTTGATGAGGCGCATCAGCAAGGATTCAAGGGCGCAATGATTGGAACCCAGCCAAAGGGTAAAGCTGGGGTTCTGGATGATCCGACATTAACGCCATTTTGGGAATTGGCGCATCGCAATAAATCGATCCTGTTTATCCATCCGGTGTTTGACTCAGGCGATGACCGGGTCAATGACTATGGAATGAATAATGCCATCGGGCGCATTACCGATACATTGATTGCGATCTCGCGTATCATCTATTCTGGCCATGTCGAAACCTATCATGGTGCCAAGATCGTAATCGGCATTGGTGGGTCGGCATTGCCATATGTACTTGGCCGGATGATGCGCAATTACAATCTCCATAAAGATACGCTTGCCGATCCTTCCAAGGCTCTGTCGATGCTGTATTATGATACATTGCTGCATGATCCGGCGGCATTGGAATTTCTGCTTAGCGCCGTTGGCAGTGACCGCATTATGCTGGGATCGGATATGCCGTTTCCGATTGGTGACCCGTCGCCATTGGCGGTTCTTGATGGTCTGGACACGGCCGTGCGGACCAAGCTGGTCAGCGGTGTCGCAGGCCAGCTATTCGGGCTTTAG
- a CDS encoding CoxG family protein has product MNIELNGSEQINTSPETLWASVIDPVVLQRAIPGCTSMTETGEGQYLMSLELKVAAVGGSFEGAVSLSEMNPPHSCVINVSGSGSLGSGGGNAAVSITEGEDGTAQISYQAQGEVSGLVAGVGQRILMGVAKHLARQFFAALKKEFAAS; this is encoded by the coding sequence GTGAATATTGAGCTAAATGGCAGTGAGCAAATCAATACTAGCCCAGAAACCCTATGGGCATCGGTGATTGATCCGGTGGTTTTGCAACGTGCGATCCCGGGCTGTACCAGCATGACCGAAACCGGCGAGGGCCAGTATCTGATGTCTCTGGAATTAAAGGTGGCGGCTGTTGGTGGCAGTTTTGAGGGCGCGGTTTCCCTATCCGAAATGAACCCGCCACATAGCTGTGTTATCAACGTATCGGGCAGTGGCTCGCTTGGGTCTGGTGGCGGTAATGCGGCTGTATCAATTACCGAAGGCGAAGACGGAACAGCGCAGATTTCCTATCAGGCCCAAGGCGAGGTAAGCGGGCTTGTCGCTGGTGTAGGCCAACGTATCTTGATGGGCGTCGCCAAACATCTGGCGCGGCAGTTTTTTGCTGCATTGAAAAAAGAATTTGCCGCCAGCTAA